Proteins co-encoded in one Coriobacterium glomerans PW2 genomic window:
- a CDS encoding PTS sugar transporter subunit IIA: MGLFDRLLKHEPAAVPPPTGVDVHPEADTLYAPVSGRVATMAEVPDPVFSGEVLGAGCAVWPDGDVIYAPASGKVSVTMGHAVGLITDDGIELLVHIGVDTVNLQGKGFTGFVKQGDAVSAGQALIRFDSDVIKEAGYEDCVVLAVSNTAEFADVAMIAQAGSTVSAGDAVVKITRK; this comes from the coding sequence ATGGGTCTTTTCGACAGGCTGCTGAAACACGAGCCGGCCGCGGTGCCCCCACCCACCGGTGTCGACGTGCACCCGGAGGCCGATACGCTGTACGCTCCGGTATCCGGACGCGTCGCCACGATGGCCGAGGTGCCCGATCCTGTTTTCAGTGGAGAGGTGCTGGGCGCTGGCTGCGCCGTGTGGCCGGATGGCGATGTGATCTACGCACCGGCGTCGGGCAAGGTGAGCGTCACGATGGGTCATGCAGTCGGCCTCATCACCGACGACGGAATCGAGCTGCTCGTGCACATCGGGGTCGACACCGTGAACCTTCAGGGAAAGGGCTTCACCGGCTTCGTCAAGCAAGGAGACGCGGTGAGCGCGGGTCAGGCGCTCATCAGGTTCGATAGCGATGTCATCAAGGAGGCCGGCTACGAGGACTGCGTGGTGCTCGCCGTCTCCAACACCGCGGAGTTCGCCGATGTCGCAATGATCGCCCAAGCGGGCTCGACGGTCTCGGCGGGAGATGCCGTGGTGAAGATCACACGCAAGTAG
- a CDS encoding HPr family phosphocarrier protein, with product MLEFSHRIGDPEGLHARPVAQIAAEARKWSSDIIIGCAGRSVSARDLMALMALGAHQGDTLDVIVEGEDERAAAEGIRRALSL from the coding sequence ATGCTTGAATTCTCGCACAGGATAGGCGATCCGGAAGGGTTGCACGCGCGGCCCGTCGCCCAAATCGCCGCCGAGGCCCGCAAATGGTCCAGCGATATCATCATCGGATGCGCGGGTCGCTCGGTGTCGGCGCGCGACCTCATGGCGCTCATGGCGCTCGGTGCGCATCAAGGTGATACGCTTGATGTGATCGTTGAGGGCGAAGATGAGCGCGCCGCGGCCGAGGGAATCCGTCGGGCGCTCTCATTGTAG
- a CDS encoding Asp-tRNA(Asn)/Glu-tRNA(Gln) amidotransferase subunit GatC, whose translation MAFSVKDVQDISGYVCIDLDRDELVEMRDYLNEAIDLLEPILEYDTSDVEPTFYPIGDLSNVVREDAIASARSLSIEEALANAASTRGRSFLIPQILGGEQDR comes from the coding sequence ATGGCATTCAGCGTGAAGGATGTTCAGGACATCTCAGGCTATGTGTGCATCGATCTCGATCGAGACGAACTCGTCGAGATGCGCGATTATCTGAACGAGGCGATCGATCTGCTCGAGCCCATCCTCGAATACGATACGTCTGACGTCGAGCCGACGTTCTATCCGATCGGGGACCTCTCCAATGTCGTGCGCGAAGACGCCATCGCATCGGCGCGGTCCCTTTCGATCGAGGAGGCGCTCGCCAACGCGGCGAGCACGCGCGGGAGAAGCTTTTTGATCCCGCAGATATTGGGAGGGGAACAGGACAGGTGA
- the gatA gene encoding Asp-tRNA(Asn)/Glu-tRNA(Gln) amidotransferase subunit GatA produces MRGFDELQAREIAAGISAGEFSAREIACASLDAIERRDSEIGAFLQVTPELAIEAADRLDRARASGDKLPALAGVPLAIKDNMNLLGTRTTCASRMLESYESPFTATCVARMLDAGCLPMGKANMDEFAFGSSTESSAFHRTNNPWDTARVPGGSSGGSAAAVAAGEVVLSLGSDTGGSTRQPASLCGVVGMKPTYGAVSRYGVVAFGSSLDQVGPIGRTVEDVACAMDALTSGGRDPLDAMSRDVPADFLSFLDMPLDGLRFGIAPTLMEVEGLSPEVASAQERASRALEEQGATPVEIELPHLNAAIAAYHVIGSAEAFSNLARFDGIRYGYQQPGCKTLGQQISRSRARGFGAEAKRRQLLGAYLLSTEAYERYYIAAQKARTLITRDYEEAFRQVDVILMPTSPGVAFRFGEIEDPTRMYLSDMFTISINIVGNAGISVPAGLGETSHLPVSAQLVAPAFHDRELLGWARALERGLSGQAGSQTAGRVAPDFAGRGGEIA; encoded by the coding sequence GTGCGAGGGTTCGACGAGCTGCAAGCGCGCGAGATCGCAGCCGGGATCTCAGCCGGTGAGTTCAGCGCTCGCGAGATCGCCTGCGCCTCACTCGATGCCATCGAGAGGCGCGATAGCGAAATCGGAGCTTTTCTGCAGGTTACGCCCGAACTTGCAATCGAAGCCGCTGATCGGCTGGATAGGGCGCGCGCCTCCGGCGACAAGCTTCCGGCTCTCGCCGGTGTGCCGTTGGCGATCAAAGACAACATGAACCTCCTGGGCACGCGGACCACATGCGCCTCGCGCATGCTCGAGTCCTACGAGTCGCCCTTCACGGCGACATGTGTCGCGCGCATGCTCGATGCGGGCTGCCTGCCGATGGGAAAGGCGAACATGGACGAGTTCGCGTTCGGCTCCTCGACGGAGAGCTCGGCATTCCACCGCACGAACAACCCATGGGACACGGCGCGCGTTCCGGGAGGCTCCTCAGGGGGATCGGCGGCAGCGGTCGCAGCCGGCGAGGTCGTCTTGTCGCTCGGCTCCGACACCGGCGGATCGACTCGCCAGCCCGCCTCGCTGTGCGGAGTGGTGGGCATGAAGCCGACCTATGGGGCGGTGTCGCGCTACGGTGTGGTGGCCTTCGGGTCCTCGCTCGATCAAGTTGGGCCCATCGGCCGTACCGTCGAGGACGTGGCTTGCGCCATGGATGCGCTCACGTCGGGCGGTCGCGATCCTCTCGACGCCATGAGTCGAGACGTGCCGGCGGATTTCCTTTCATTTCTCGACATGCCCCTGGATGGGTTGCGCTTTGGCATCGCACCGACCCTCATGGAAGTCGAGGGGCTGAGCCCGGAGGTCGCGTCGGCTCAGGAAAGGGCCTCGCGCGCGCTCGAGGAACAGGGGGCGACCCCGGTAGAAATCGAGTTGCCTCACCTGAATGCCGCCATCGCGGCATACCACGTCATCGGTTCCGCCGAGGCCTTCTCCAATCTCGCTCGCTTCGACGGCATCCGCTATGGATACCAGCAACCGGGATGCAAGACGCTTGGCCAGCAGATCTCTCGCTCCCGGGCGCGAGGTTTCGGTGCGGAGGCGAAGCGCCGCCAGCTGCTCGGTGCCTATCTTCTGTCCACGGAGGCCTATGAGAGGTACTACATCGCCGCGCAGAAGGCCCGCACGCTTATCACGCGCGATTATGAAGAGGCGTTTCGGCAGGTTGACGTGATCCTCATGCCCACGAGTCCAGGCGTGGCGTTTCGGTTCGGGGAGATCGAGGATCCCACGAGGATGTATCTTTCGGATATGTTCACGATCTCCATCAACATCGTCGGCAACGCCGGCATCTCGGTGCCGGCAGGGCTTGGCGAAACCTCGCATCTTCCGGTGTCCGCCCAGCTCGTGGCTCCCGCCTTCCACGATCGCGAGCTGCTCGGCTGGGCTCGCGCGCTCGAGCGCGGCCTCAGTGGGCAGGCGGGGTCCCAGACGGCCGGTCGCGTCGCGCCGGACTTCGCGGGAAGAGGCGGTGAGATCGCATGA
- the gatB gene encoding Asp-tRNA(Asn)/Glu-tRNA(Gln) amidotransferase subunit GatB, translating into MRELACALERWEAVIGLEIHTELTELETKMFCGCRITHDEAPNSNVCPVCLGFPGALPVPNKRAIESIVMAGLATNCEIRRRSMFYRKHYFYPDMAKNFQTTQGPIALCMHGRLDLEVPASAAAERGDLAGEPHGEAIVASKARGASAGEHGFRPTGYGASAPLAPERRPDGSYIAPIRILRIHMEEDAAKMVHIGGAEGRITEAHESLIDYNRCGTPLIELVTLPDLRTPEEARLFMEELRRIFIALRISDCSMESGSMRCDANVSLRPRGSTELGVKTELKNLNSFKSLHDGLAYEIRRQADVLEQGGTVYQETRHWEPARKRTVVMRVKESADDYRLFPDPDLAPFALADEFIEACRKRLPELPQALRDRLVTQFGIRRADAAQIASDADLARFFERAAANCDRLRAQTIANLLLNEVVSYLKAARTPLAESGIAPERLCALAALVEDETISYSRVPEVIEVMARTGEDPGAIADARGIRQVNDDACLEPVVEEVLRACPGQIAQYRAGNERVLGFLIGQCMKASRGTGNPRRFGELLRASLA; encoded by the coding sequence ATGAGAGAACTCGCATGCGCGCTCGAGCGCTGGGAGGCGGTGATCGGGCTCGAGATCCACACCGAGCTCACCGAGCTTGAGACGAAGATGTTCTGCGGCTGCCGGATCACCCACGATGAGGCGCCCAACTCGAACGTGTGCCCGGTGTGCCTGGGTTTTCCCGGCGCGCTGCCGGTTCCCAACAAGCGTGCGATCGAGTCGATCGTCATGGCAGGGCTCGCAACGAACTGCGAGATTCGCCGGCGTTCGATGTTCTATCGCAAGCACTACTTCTATCCAGACATGGCGAAGAACTTCCAGACCACGCAGGGCCCGATCGCGCTGTGCATGCATGGCCGCCTCGATCTGGAGGTGCCGGCCTCCGCCGCCGCCGAGCGGGGCGATCTCGCCGGCGAGCCGCACGGAGAGGCCATCGTTGCGAGCAAGGCACGAGGCGCTTCCGCCGGCGAGCACGGATTCAGGCCGACCGGGTACGGCGCCTCGGCACCTCTCGCACCCGAGCGTCGCCCAGATGGGTCCTACATCGCACCCATCAGGATCCTGCGCATCCACATGGAAGAGGATGCCGCGAAGATGGTTCATATCGGCGGCGCGGAAGGTCGGATCACAGAGGCGCACGAGAGCCTGATCGACTACAACCGCTGCGGAACTCCTCTGATCGAGCTGGTCACCCTGCCTGATTTGCGCACGCCTGAGGAGGCTCGTCTGTTCATGGAGGAGCTGCGCCGCATCTTCATCGCCCTTCGCATCTCAGATTGCTCGATGGAGAGCGGATCGATGCGCTGCGACGCCAATGTGAGCCTACGGCCCCGCGGCAGCACCGAGTTGGGGGTCAAGACCGAGCTCAAGAACCTGAACTCATTCAAGAGCCTGCACGACGGACTCGCCTATGAGATCCGTCGTCAGGCGGACGTGCTCGAGCAGGGGGGCACCGTATATCAGGAGACTCGACACTGGGAGCCCGCACGCAAGCGCACGGTGGTGATGCGCGTGAAGGAGTCCGCCGACGACTACCGGTTGTTTCCCGACCCGGATCTCGCTCCGTTCGCGCTCGCCGACGAGTTCATCGAGGCATGTCGCAAGAGGTTGCCCGAGCTCCCCCAGGCCTTGCGCGATCGCCTCGTGACGCAATTCGGGATCAGACGCGCCGATGCGGCCCAGATCGCATCTGATGCGGATCTCGCCCGCTTCTTCGAGAGGGCTGCGGCAAACTGCGATCGGCTGCGTGCGCAGACCATCGCGAACCTGCTGCTCAATGAGGTCGTCTCGTATCTGAAGGCGGCGAGGACGCCACTCGCTGAAAGCGGGATCGCCCCCGAGCGGCTCTGTGCGCTCGCCGCGCTCGTGGAGGACGAGACGATCTCGTACAGCCGGGTACCGGAGGTCATCGAGGTGATGGCGCGCACAGGAGAGGACCCCGGGGCGATCGCAGATGCGCGCGGAATTCGTCAGGTGAACGATGACGCCTGCCTCGAACCCGTCGTCGAGGAGGTGCTGCGCGCCTGCCCCGGGCAGATCGCCCAGTACCGCGCCGGAAACGAACGGGTGCTCGGCTTCCTCATCGGGCAATGTATGAAGGCGAGTCGCGGCACGGGCAACCCCCGGCGTTTCGGCGAGCTGCTGCGCGCATCGCTTGCCTGA
- a CDS encoding helix-turn-helix domain-containing protein → MQIEGFHLFQKRLGRHLQAFRKANHYSQERVGELLGMDRVSIGYIEQGKRAPKLSTLYALTSLYGITLSELFAFEQADTGPEIPDSQDSIC, encoded by the coding sequence ATGCAAATTGAGGGCTTTCATCTATTCCAGAAACGTCTTGGCCGCCATCTTCAGGCTTTTCGCAAGGCAAACCACTATTCGCAAGAGCGGGTCGGGGAGCTCCTCGGCATGGACAGAGTTTCCATTGGCTATATCGAGCAGGGTAAACGCGCTCCGAAGCTCAGCACGCTGTATGCGCTGACCTCACTTTACGGCATAACGTTATCAGAGTTGTTCGCCTTCGAGCAGGCGGATACCGGTCCGGAGATACCTGATAGTCAAGATTCGATCTGCTAG
- a CDS encoding histidine phosphatase family protein, which yields MATLYLVRHGQTLFNRLHRKQGWCDSPLTELGIEQAKTTRDWLRARGIAFDHAYSSTSERACDTLELIVPGMDYERVKGLREWNFGTFEGLTEDTNPPLPYGDFYKPFGGEGEMEFRERLMCTLTQIMERPGHLSVLCATHGAACAQVLRACGHETLRTGEHMGNCCVITLGFDGGDLSAKAIDNPND from the coding sequence ATGGCAACGCTGTATCTCGTTCGGCACGGCCAGACGCTGTTCAACCGACTGCACCGCAAACAGGGCTGGTGCGATTCCCCCCTGACCGAGCTGGGCATCGAGCAGGCGAAGACGACGCGTGATTGGCTCCGCGCACGCGGCATCGCATTCGACCATGCTTACTCGAGCACCTCTGAGCGGGCGTGCGACACGCTTGAGCTGATCGTGCCCGGCATGGATTACGAGCGGGTGAAAGGGTTGCGTGAATGGAACTTCGGCACCTTCGAGGGACTCACCGAGGATACGAATCCCCCGCTTCCCTACGGCGATTTCTACAAGCCGTTCGGCGGTGAGGGGGAGATGGAGTTTCGCGAGCGCCTGATGTGCACGCTGACGCAGATCATGGAGCGCCCGGGACATCTGAGCGTACTGTGCGCGACTCATGGCGCCGCATGCGCCCAGGTCTTGCGCGCCTGCGGTCATGAGACTCTGAGGACCGGCGAGCATATGGGCAATTGCTGCGTGATCACGCTCGGCTTCGATGGAGGCGATCTCAGCGCGAAAGCGATCGACAATCCGAACGACTGA
- a CDS encoding NAD(P)-dependent alcohol dehydrogenase produces MRGYAMLKIGESGWIEKDVPACGPRDAIVKPLAVAICTSDVHTLWEGAIGERHNMILGHESCGEIAEIGEEVADFKPGDRVLVPAITPDWSSLAAQAGFAMHSGGMLGGWKFSNFKDGVFSEFYHVNDADGNLAHLPENIDPVDACMLSDMVPTGFHAAELADVEFGDVVLVIGIGPVGLMSVAGAAMRGAAHIIAVGNRPVTVEVARRYGADDFISYKNGPIAEQVLELTGGVPVDKVLVAGGDGTTFEEAVKCVRPGGKIGNVNYLGSGEFVTIPRVEWGVGMGHKEIIGGLMPGGRLRMEKLGALVARGRLDVHPLISHIFEGWDHLEEALFLMRDKPADLIKPVVRIEE; encoded by the coding sequence ATGAGAGGTTACGCGATGCTCAAGATCGGCGAGTCCGGCTGGATCGAGAAGGACGTTCCCGCCTGCGGGCCGAGAGACGCGATCGTCAAGCCCCTGGCGGTCGCTATCTGCACATCGGATGTGCACACGCTGTGGGAGGGCGCGATCGGCGAGCGCCACAACATGATCCTGGGCCATGAGTCCTGCGGTGAGATCGCAGAGATCGGCGAGGAGGTCGCGGATTTCAAGCCCGGCGATCGGGTGCTCGTGCCCGCCATCACACCTGACTGGAGCTCGCTGGCGGCGCAGGCGGGATTCGCGATGCACTCGGGCGGCATGCTCGGCGGCTGGAAGTTCTCCAACTTCAAAGACGGTGTATTCTCGGAGTTCTACCATGTCAACGATGCCGATGGCAATCTGGCGCATCTGCCCGAGAACATCGACCCGGTCGATGCGTGCATGCTCTCGGATATGGTGCCGACCGGTTTTCACGCAGCCGAGCTCGCCGATGTGGAGTTCGGCGATGTCGTGCTCGTCATTGGCATCGGCCCGGTCGGCCTCATGAGCGTCGCCGGAGCAGCGATGCGCGGAGCCGCTCATATCATCGCGGTCGGCAACCGGCCGGTCACCGTGGAGGTTGCGCGTCGCTACGGTGCAGACGATTTCATCTCCTACAAGAACGGTCCCATCGCCGAGCAGGTGCTCGAGCTGACCGGAGGCGTACCCGTCGACAAGGTGCTCGTCGCCGGCGGGGACGGCACCACATTCGAGGAGGCCGTCAAATGCGTCAGGCCCGGCGGAAAGATCGGCAACGTGAACTATTTGGGATCCGGAGAGTTCGTGACGATCCCTCGTGTCGAATGGGGCGTCGGGATGGGCCACAAGGAGATCATCGGCGGGCTCATGCCCGGCGGTCGCCTGCGCATGGAGAAGCTCGGCGCCCTCGTCGCGCGCGGGCGGCTGGATGTGCATCCGCTCATCTCCCATATCTTCGAGGGATGGGATCATCTCGAGGAGGCGCTGTTCCTCATGCGCGACAAGCCGGCCGATCTCATCAAGCCGGTCGTCAGGATCGAGGAGTAG
- a CDS encoding YDG domain-containing protein encodes MVRTADRRYDRSALIAFALLVGFMAALMLSPKQAWAETAGAFEVTGGTKGVDWTYETLAGQEDTNIVRVQNGANVTISMAAGKDTATEDGIAVADGAHAAITLDSVKISYAGYSKVLAIGMSTGVLDLTLKGTSSITGPGSETPVLVPNGSTLNVTKASTGTLTVTAPGGAGIGGGNATSTGAISISGGTLNVTGGRGAAIGNLSGNSGDGRITISGGTVVANGYNSALGGWTAATKGAITITGGNVTATSQHAAAIGDMNSGAVGTITISGGTVKATSNSSAAGIGAAYQSSSGGEITISGGDVTAQGSSSAGIGSATRSPQGKIRITGGTVHAKAGRGAGIGAGLDSTGDTDITISDSDVTATGVSGAGIGTGTGDSHAIITISNATVHADSNAGSGIGDGYGGTGNVDITISKSTIVASGYNGAGVGGWSSGNKGNVSITGGDVTATSMSGAAGIGGGYDGGAGTILIKGATVRATAINGACGIGAGSTGFDDTSSITLDDAQVSAKGSGSGAAIGLMPSLVDNKASAVISITGGKIIAVGDENGGGGICCSSGGSADGKITISNSDVTSKGATSSAGIGGGAYSPAGDIQITNSTVVSVSGYGAGIGGGERGGKGTIHITGGDITATGGSGAGIGGGATEPADSVGAIVLDQTKVTATGSDQQPGIGGGSESTGGSITVTGGQIIATGGAGGSGIGSGAGGFGAVIVIKSGVVTGTGGAKAPGIGSRARANSTGKVSISGGSILAVPGEGSKAIDSDAISITGGIYGKGAAAELPGTDTGRAYEWAPDQGYVALDNVEGATKGTYPIRIYRLKTYGLSGKTELEKVYDGAAPDVGLFALSDGDQGIPGFDGLVASARFRYRAGDGDWADGLPKDAGTYSTEATVGIARDDTAYIAYAPTGPLETKLTIDRKPIEISSATVASKDWDGKRDATLDSVEFKGLIDGEALATPQDYTATALFDDAEAGTGKSVIVTADLVENGPVAKNYILADGKGTFKTTADIRPTGGGDDHGGDDHGGNNNGGGDHGGNSNGGNGNGANSGTRDGRGPSSGSGRNGSRGARGSLASTGDIAGFSSFIALAAGAGAIGLAAAFRRRTER; translated from the coding sequence ATGGTCAGAACCGCTGATAGAAGGTATGACAGATCGGCCTTGATAGCATTCGCTCTGCTCGTGGGCTTTATGGCTGCTCTCATGCTATCCCCCAAACAGGCGTGGGCCGAGACTGCCGGCGCCTTTGAGGTGACCGGAGGCACAAAGGGGGTTGATTGGACATATGAGACCCTTGCCGGTCAAGAAGACACCAATATCGTCAGAGTGCAGAACGGCGCCAACGTCACGATCTCCATGGCTGCGGGCAAAGACACCGCCACAGAAGACGGCATCGCCGTCGCCGATGGCGCGCATGCGGCGATCACGCTCGACAGCGTCAAGATCTCGTATGCCGGCTACTCCAAAGTGCTCGCCATCGGAATGTCAACTGGGGTTCTCGATCTGACCCTCAAGGGCACAAGCTCGATCACGGGCCCGGGGTCCGAGACTCCCGTGCTCGTGCCGAATGGCTCCACGCTCAACGTTACGAAGGCATCCACGGGGACGCTCACCGTCACCGCTCCGGGCGGAGCCGGTATCGGCGGCGGCAACGCTACGTCTACGGGAGCGATCTCCATCTCAGGTGGCACGCTCAACGTCACCGGAGGAAGGGGCGCGGCAATCGGCAATCTGAGCGGCAACTCCGGCGACGGGCGCATCACGATCTCGGGAGGAACCGTCGTCGCGAACGGATACAACTCGGCCTTGGGCGGCTGGACCGCCGCGACCAAGGGAGCCATCACCATCACCGGCGGCAACGTGACCGCCACCAGTCAGCATGCGGCGGCGATCGGCGACATGAACAGCGGTGCCGTCGGTACGATCACCATCTCGGGCGGGACGGTGAAGGCGACGTCCAATAGCTCGGCTGCCGGTATCGGTGCCGCCTATCAGAGCTCATCGGGCGGAGAAATCACCATCTCGGGCGGTGACGTGACCGCCCAGGGCAGCAGCTCGGCCGGCATCGGATCGGCGACCCGCTCCCCGCAGGGCAAGATCAGGATCACCGGGGGCACGGTACATGCCAAGGCGGGGCGCGGCGCGGGGATCGGTGCCGGACTCGACAGCACCGGCGACACCGATATCACCATCTCTGACAGCGACGTCACCGCCACAGGCGTCTCCGGGGCGGGCATCGGCACCGGCACCGGAGATTCGCACGCGATCATAACCATCTCGAATGCGACCGTGCATGCGGATTCCAACGCGGGCTCCGGCATCGGGGACGGCTACGGCGGCACCGGCAACGTTGACATCACCATCTCGAAGAGCACCATCGTGGCCTCGGGATACAACGGTGCAGGTGTCGGTGGATGGTCAAGCGGCAACAAGGGCAACGTGAGCATCACCGGCGGAGACGTCACGGCGACGTCGATGAGCGGTGCCGCTGGAATCGGTGGCGGATACGATGGCGGAGCCGGAACGATACTCATCAAGGGCGCGACGGTCCGCGCTACGGCCATCAACGGAGCCTGCGGCATCGGTGCCGGAAGCACCGGTTTCGACGATACGTCGTCGATCACGCTCGATGACGCGCAGGTGAGCGCAAAGGGCTCGGGGTCGGGGGCTGCCATAGGTCTCATGCCCAGTCTGGTGGACAACAAGGCGAGCGCCGTGATCTCGATCACAGGTGGCAAGATCATCGCGGTCGGCGATGAGAACGGCGGAGGCGGGATCTGCTGCAGCTCCGGCGGATCCGCCGACGGCAAGATCACCATCTCCAACTCAGACGTGACATCGAAGGGCGCGACGTCGAGCGCCGGGATCGGCGGAGGCGCCTACAGTCCGGCAGGCGACATCCAGATAACCAACAGCACCGTCGTCTCCGTTTCCGGCTACGGTGCGGGCATCGGCGGCGGAGAGCGCGGCGGCAAGGGCACCATTCACATCACCGGCGGCGACATCACCGCGACCGGCGGGTCCGGCGCGGGCATCGGCGGCGGCGCCACCGAGCCGGCCGACTCGGTCGGCGCGATCGTGCTCGATCAGACGAAGGTGACAGCCACCGGTTCCGACCAGCAGCCGGGTATCGGCGGCGGATCCGAATCGACCGGCGGCTCGATCACCGTCACAGGTGGTCAGATCATCGCGACCGGCGGAGCCGGTGGCTCCGGCATCGGTAGCGGAGCAGGCGGCTTCGGCGCGGTGATCGTGATCAAGAGCGGCGTCGTCACCGGGACCGGAGGAGCGAAGGCACCCGGAATCGGCAGTCGGGCCCGGGCCAACTCGACAGGCAAGGTCTCCATCTCCGGCGGTTCCATCTTGGCCGTCCCCGGCGAGGGATCCAAGGCCATCGACTCCGACGCGATCTCGATCACCGGCGGCATCTACGGCAAGGGCGCAGCCGCCGAGCTTCCGGGCACCGACACGGGCCGCGCCTACGAGTGGGCGCCGGATCAGGGCTACGTCGCCCTGGACAACGTCGAGGGCGCGACGAAGGGCACCTACCCCATCAGGATCTACCGTCTCAAGACCTACGGCCTGTCGGGCAAGACCGAACTCGAGAAGGTCTACGACGGCGCGGCACCCGATGTCGGACTGTTCGCCCTGAGCGACGGCGACCAGGGGATCCCGGGCTTCGACGGTCTCGTGGCGAGTGCGAGGTTCCGCTATCGCGCGGGGGACGGCGACTGGGCGGACGGCTTGCCGAAGGACGCCGGCACCTACTCGACGGAGGCGACGGTCGGCATCGCACGGGACGATACGGCCTACATCGCCTATGCGCCGACAGGGCCGCTTGAAACGAAGCTGACCATCGATCGCAAACCCATCGAGATCTCCTCGGCGACCGTGGCATCCAAGGACTGGGACGGCAAGCGCGATGCGACTCTGGATTCGGTTGAGTTCAAGGGCCTCATCGACGGCGAAGCGCTCGCCACTCCTCAGGACTACACCGCGACCGCTCTGTTCGACGACGCTGAAGCCGGCACGGGAAAGTCGGTGATCGTGACCGCCGACCTCGTCGAGAACGGGCCGGTGGCGAAGAACTACATTCTGGCTGACGGCAAGGGCACTTTCAAGACCACCGCGGACATCCGTCCGACCGGCGGCGGCGACGACCATGGCGGCGACGATCACGGTGGGAACAACAACGGTGGCGGCGACCACGGTGGAAACAGCAACGGCGGCAACGGCAACGGGGCGAACAGCGGCACCCGCGACGGTCGCGGCCCGAGCAGCGGTTCCGGGCGGAATGGCTCGAGAGGCGCTCGCGGCAGCCTGGCCTCGACCGGTGACATCGCAGGCTTCTCGTCCTTCATCGCCTTGGCGGCGGGAGCGGGCGCGATCGGTCTGGCGGCGGCTTTCCGTCGGCGCACCGAGCGCTGA